The Pseudomonas triclosanedens genome has a window encoding:
- a CDS encoding methyl-accepting chemotaxis protein, translating to MLRSLSFAKKILLAASLVVIFAFACFILFNDFRQREAIHADTDAYLTEVGSLTASNIQSWLEGRIQLVESEAAQLADQEPTPERIQHVLEQAVFQKNFESVYLGEAATGVFTMRPYAPMPDGYDPRQRGWYKDAVAAGRLIVTEPFLDAGTNEQILAMSTPVMRNGQLIGVAAGDMKLETITAIINSLKFDGDGYAFLVSDAGKILLHPDSKLIFKSLSDIYPQGAPKVQPGVQEVSVNGVDQLVSLTPVKGLPGVTWYVALVLNKDAAYRMLSDFRTSAIIATIIAIVAILFLLGMLIRVLMAPLTDMGRAMQDIAQGDGDLTQRLKVASNDEFGVLANAFNRFVERIHESIREVASTARNLHDVSQLVVNASNSSMSNSDEQANRTNSVAAAINELGAAAQEIARNAADASHHATDASHQAGDGRQVVEQTISAMNLLSDKISSACANIEALNSRTVNIGQILEVIKGISEQTNLLALNAAIEAARAGEAGRGFAVVADEVRNLAHRAQESAQEIQKMIEELQVGAREAVDTMTESQRYSLESVEIANRAGERLASVTHRIGEIDSMNQSVATATEEQTAVVDSLNMDITEINTLNQEGVENLQATLRACADLENQAGRLRQLVDSFRI from the coding sequence ATGCTTCGCTCGTTGTCCTTCGCCAAGAAGATTCTTCTGGCGGCCTCCCTCGTGGTCATCTTCGCCTTCGCCTGCTTCATCCTCTTCAATGACTTCCGCCAGCGCGAAGCGATCCACGCCGATACCGACGCTTACCTGACAGAAGTTGGCAGCCTGACCGCCAGCAACATCCAGAGCTGGCTGGAAGGCCGCATCCAACTGGTGGAAAGCGAAGCCGCGCAACTGGCCGACCAGGAACCGACGCCCGAGCGCATCCAGCACGTACTGGAACAGGCGGTGTTCCAGAAGAACTTCGAGTCGGTCTATCTCGGCGAGGCGGCCACCGGCGTGTTCACCATGCGCCCCTATGCGCCGATGCCCGACGGCTACGATCCGCGCCAGCGTGGCTGGTACAAGGACGCCGTGGCCGCCGGCCGGCTGATCGTCACCGAACCGTTCCTCGATGCCGGCACCAACGAGCAGATTCTGGCGATGTCCACGCCGGTGATGCGCAACGGTCAACTGATCGGCGTTGCCGCTGGCGACATGAAGCTGGAAACCATCACTGCGATCATCAACTCGTTGAAGTTCGACGGCGATGGCTACGCCTTCCTGGTCAGCGATGCCGGCAAGATCCTGCTGCACCCCGACAGCAAGCTGATCTTCAAGAGCCTCTCGGACATCTACCCGCAGGGTGCGCCCAAGGTGCAGCCGGGCGTGCAGGAGGTCAGCGTCAACGGCGTGGACCAACTGGTGTCCCTGACGCCGGTGAAGGGCCTGCCGGGCGTCACCTGGTACGTCGCGCTGGTGCTGAACAAGGACGCCGCGTACCGGATGCTCAGCGACTTTCGTACCTCGGCGATCATCGCCACCATCATCGCCATCGTCGCCATCCTGTTCCTGCTGGGCATGCTGATCCGCGTGCTGATGGCGCCGCTGACCGACATGGGCCGCGCCATGCAGGACATCGCCCAGGGCGACGGCGACCTGACCCAGCGCCTGAAGGTCGCCAGCAACGACGAGTTCGGTGTGCTGGCCAACGCCTTCAACCGCTTCGTCGAGCGTATCCACGAATCCATCCGCGAAGTGGCCTCCACCGCACGCAACCTGCATGACGTCTCGCAACTGGTGGTCAACGCCTCCAACTCGTCCATGAGCAACTCCGACGAGCAGGCCAACCGCACCAACAGCGTCGCCGCCGCGATCAACGAGCTGGGTGCCGCCGCCCAGGAAATCGCCCGCAACGCCGCCGACGCCTCGCACCACGCCACCGATGCCTCGCACCAGGCTGGCGATGGCCGCCAGGTGGTGGAGCAGACCATCAGTGCGATGAACCTGCTGTCGGACAAGATCAGCTCTGCCTGCGCCAACATCGAGGCGCTGAACAGCCGCACGGTGAACATCGGCCAGATCCTCGAAGTGATCAAAGGCATCTCCGAGCAGACCAACCTGCTGGCCCTCAACGCCGCCATCGAGGCCGCCCGCGCGGGTGAAGCGGGCCGTGGCTTTGCGGTGGTCGCCGACGAAGTGCGCAACCTGGCGCACCGCGCTCAGGAGTCGGCGCAGGAAATCCAGAAGATGATCGAGGAGCTGCAGGTCGGCGCCCGCGAAGCCGTGGACACCATGACCGAGAGCCAGCGCTACAGCCTGGAAAGTGTGGAGATCGCCAACCGTGCCGGCGAGCGGCTGGCCAGCGTGACCCATCGCATCGGCGAGATCGATTCGATGAACCAGTCGGTGGCTACCGCCACCGAGGAACAGACCGCCGTGGTCGACTCGCTGAACATGGACATCACCGAGATCAACACACTGAACCAGGAAGGCGTGGAAAACCTCCAGGCCACCCTGCGCGCCTGCGCCGACCTGGAAAACCAGGCGGGCCGCCTGCGCCAACTGGTGGACAGCTTCCGCATCTGA
- a CDS encoding Flp family type IVb pilin, which produces MEPVQRPPQRLWRKVRALLVEREGATAIEYAVIAGLISIALLTAAGPIGTRVGTLMDLVKAALTP; this is translated from the coding sequence ATGGAACCCGTCCAACGTCCGCCACAACGCCTGTGGCGCAAGGTCCGCGCCCTCCTCGTCGAACGGGAGGGAGCCACCGCGATCGAGTACGCGGTGATAGCGGGGCTCATCTCCATTGCCCTGCTGACCGCCGCCGGCCCCATCGGCACCCGGGTGGGCACCCTGATGGACCTGGTGAAAGCCGCCCTGACACCCTGA
- a CDS encoding Flp family type IVb pilin, which yields MKNKLAIKQLPQHVLGKLKFFVHDREGATAIEYAVIAGLISIALLTAAGPIGTRIGTLMGAIKSAIGA from the coding sequence ATGAAAAACAAACTCGCCATCAAGCAACTTCCGCAACATGTACTTGGCAAACTGAAGTTCTTCGTCCATGACCGTGAAGGCGCAACTGCCATCGAATATGCAGTCATCGCCGGACTTATCTCCATCGCCCTGCTGACCGCCGCCGGCCCCATCGGCACTCGCATCGGCACGCTGATGGGAGCAATCAAGAGCGCCATCGGCGCCTGA
- the cpaB gene encoding Flp pilus assembly protein CpaB, with protein sequence MNSKVLMVFAGLLLLCAGVVGYLGMSVGKPVEPAARIADVAPAAASEADKLQRTPVVVASRDLPALAVIGKDDLSVEMLRTAPAGSYPKPEDLIGQRVWVAIPAGSIVSAAVVEPGGPLARTIRPDERAMAIAVDEVVGGGGFVLPGDYVDVMLFVQDPQGTERTVSAQVVLPGVRVITYGEQIAVASDGQARNAGDPKDKTPRPPRTAVLAVPAEAAARLMLASQAGSLRLAVRSKDENLYEKDQQGRYLQASLGASGSQSITLEQLLGRPRPAPAMRQVSAPAVDAGIVVYRGTTITREAH encoded by the coding sequence ATGAATAGCAAGGTGCTGATGGTATTCGCCGGGCTGTTGCTGTTGTGTGCAGGTGTCGTGGGGTATCTGGGAATGTCGGTGGGCAAGCCCGTCGAGCCGGCGGCCAGGATCGCCGATGTGGCGCCCGCCGCAGCCAGCGAGGCGGACAAGTTGCAGCGCACGCCGGTAGTGGTGGCAAGCCGCGATCTGCCGGCGCTGGCGGTGATCGGCAAGGACGACCTGAGCGTCGAGATGCTGCGCACCGCGCCGGCCGGCAGCTATCCGAAGCCCGAGGACCTGATCGGCCAGCGCGTCTGGGTCGCGATTCCTGCCGGCAGCATCGTTTCCGCCGCAGTGGTCGAACCGGGCGGCCCGCTGGCGCGCACCATCCGGCCGGACGAGCGGGCGATGGCCATCGCAGTGGATGAGGTGGTCGGTGGTGGTGGCTTCGTGCTTCCCGGCGACTACGTAGACGTCATGCTGTTCGTCCAGGATCCGCAGGGCACTGAGCGTACGGTCAGCGCCCAGGTGGTGCTGCCCGGCGTGCGGGTCATCACCTACGGCGAGCAGATTGCCGTTGCCAGCGATGGCCAGGCACGCAATGCCGGTGATCCCAAGGACAAGACGCCGCGCCCGCCGCGTACCGCCGTGCTGGCCGTGCCGGCCGAGGCGGCTGCGCGGCTGATGCTGGCCAGCCAGGCCGGATCGCTGCGCCTGGCGGTTCGCAGCAAGGACGAGAATCTCTACGAGAAAGACCAGCAGGGCCGCTACCTCCAGGCCTCGCTGGGTGCTTCCGGGAGCCAGTCGATCACGCTCGAACAGTTGCTCGGTAGGCCCCGTCCGGCGCCGGCCATGCGCCAGGTATCGGCACCGGCGGTGGATGCGGGCATCGTGGTTTATCGCGGTACCACCATAACCCGTGAAGCACATTGA
- a CDS encoding type II and III secretion system protein family protein has translation MSKRFILSLAVLLACAVHASAQAVPSACAGFAGQQLTLDLEQGAQRDQQLPVPIRRLAIGDPNIADVQVLDKRDFLVTGKAQGLTSLLIWTACGDQPMRTVVRVGSRAVSDAGGQPADMAAGLPNQVQTDIRFVEVSRSKLKQASASLLRRGSNFFGIGSPGSAGHINGSISDVLNNGVRDLANGTGGAIESTLNSGFNIVWGGGSSKWLGFINALEGSGFAYTLARPSLVATSGQSASFLAGGEFPIPVPNGDKDTITIEYKEFGVRLTLTPTVMSDRRIALKVAPEVSELDFSAGIRTNDISVPALTVRRTDTSVMLADGESFVISGLISSSTISNVDKFPFLGNLPIIGALFRSSSLSKDDRELLMVVTPRLVQPLAANAALPTMPGEGLRKYDPGFGEFYFLENGRFDGRKASSGLSR, from the coding sequence ATGTCCAAGCGCTTCATTCTTTCTCTGGCCGTGCTGCTGGCCTGCGCCGTCCACGCCAGCGCTCAGGCGGTGCCGAGCGCCTGCGCCGGGTTCGCCGGCCAGCAACTGACCCTCGATCTCGAGCAGGGCGCGCAGCGTGACCAGCAACTGCCGGTGCCGATCAGGCGGCTGGCCATCGGCGACCCGAACATCGCCGACGTGCAGGTGCTCGACAAGCGCGACTTTCTCGTCACCGGCAAGGCCCAGGGCCTGACCAGCCTGCTGATCTGGACCGCCTGTGGCGATCAGCCGATGCGCACGGTGGTGCGGGTCGGCTCGCGGGCGGTAAGCGATGCCGGCGGGCAGCCCGCCGACATGGCCGCCGGGCTGCCCAACCAGGTGCAGACCGACATCCGCTTCGTCGAAGTCAGCCGCAGCAAGCTCAAGCAGGCCAGTGCCTCGCTGCTGCGCCGTGGCTCCAACTTCTTCGGTATCGGCTCGCCAGGCAGTGCCGGGCATATCAATGGCAGCATCTCCGACGTGCTGAACAACGGCGTGCGAGACCTGGCGAACGGCACCGGCGGCGCCATCGAGTCCACACTCAACAGCGGCTTCAACATCGTCTGGGGCGGTGGCAGCAGCAAGTGGCTGGGCTTCATCAACGCGCTGGAAGGCAGCGGTTTCGCCTACACCCTGGCGCGTCCGAGCCTGGTGGCGACCAGTGGGCAAAGCGCTTCGTTCCTCGCCGGCGGTGAGTTCCCCATTCCGGTACCCAACGGCGACAAGGACACCATCACCATCGAGTACAAGGAGTTCGGCGTGCGCCTGACCCTGACACCGACCGTGATGAGCGACCGCCGCATTGCCCTCAAGGTGGCTCCGGAGGTGAGCGAGCTGGACTTCTCGGCGGGCATCCGCACCAACGATATTTCCGTGCCGGCGCTGACCGTGCGGCGCACCGACACCAGCGTGATGCTGGCCGACGGCGAAAGTTTCGTGATCAGCGGCCTGATCAGCAGCAGCACGATCAGCAACGTCGACAAGTTCCCCTTCCTCGGCAACCTGCCAATCATCGGCGCGCTGTTCCGTTCTTCGAGCCTGAGCAAGGACGACCGCGAACTGCTGATGGTTGTCACCCCGCGCCTGGTGCAGCCGCTGGCGGCCAACGCGGCGTTGCCGACCATGCCGGGCGAGGGCCTGCGCAAGTACGACCCCGGCTTCGGCGAGTTCTACTTCCTCGAAAACGGCCGCTTCGACGGGCGCAAGGCTTCCAGCGGGTTGTCGCGCTGA
- the tadZ gene encoding type 4b pilus Flp biogenesis protein TadZ encodes MSQTFVALVQHPGEQEWLQNSLANCGQVVVANSGTLEELLALLDVTGASVLFTSLNKANLVAQSSLIEGLVSARPLLSVVAVGDGLDNQLVLAAMRAGARDFVTYGARASELNGLIRRLGGRLPSVPVSAARQGELISLVSARPDADGAFVALHLALALQRQADHRVLLVDIGQPSGEALAILGMESAFSFADAMRNLRRLDQTLIDSAFTRHESGLRILSLSDEPGILERVTTAELYLLLGNLRSAFSHILVNLTGVAEGELSGQLLAQANRVLWLVDQSVPSCKKGLERLRRLRERSPSLPRIELLIERYWPSVPPDSSALGKMFGLELFGVLPASPEARLRAKNIGQSLFELAPRDPLTVKLRDLADNLGANVGERPRRFAWLGWPKAART; translated from the coding sequence ATGAGTCAGACATTCGTTGCACTGGTCCAGCATCCCGGCGAGCAGGAGTGGCTGCAGAACAGCCTGGCCAACTGCGGGCAGGTGGTGGTCGCCAATAGCGGCACGCTGGAGGAGTTGCTGGCGCTGCTCGACGTCACCGGCGCCAGCGTGCTGTTCACCAGCCTGAACAAGGCCAACCTGGTGGCGCAGAGTTCGCTCATCGAGGGGCTGGTCTCGGCCCGTCCGCTGCTCTCGGTAGTCGCCGTGGGCGACGGCCTGGACAACCAACTGGTACTGGCGGCAATGCGTGCCGGCGCGCGCGACTTCGTAACCTACGGTGCCCGCGCCAGCGAGCTGAACGGCTTGATCCGCCGCCTTGGCGGACGCCTGCCCAGCGTGCCGGTGAGCGCCGCGCGGCAGGGCGAGCTTATCAGCCTGGTGAGCGCCCGGCCCGATGCCGACGGCGCCTTCGTGGCGTTGCACCTGGCGCTGGCGCTGCAACGCCAGGCCGACCACCGCGTGCTGCTGGTGGACATCGGTCAGCCCTCCGGCGAGGCGCTGGCGATCCTCGGCATGGAGTCCGCCTTCAGCTTCGCCGACGCCATGCGCAACCTGCGGCGTCTCGACCAGACGTTGATCGACAGCGCCTTCACCCGTCACGAATCCGGGTTGCGCATCCTCAGCCTGTCGGACGAGCCGGGCATACTGGAGCGCGTCACCACCGCCGAGCTCTACCTGCTGCTGGGCAACCTGCGCAGCGCGTTCAGCCATATCCTGGTCAACCTCACCGGCGTCGCCGAAGGCGAACTCAGTGGGCAACTGCTGGCGCAGGCCAATCGTGTGCTGTGGCTGGTGGACCAGAGCGTGCCCTCATGCAAGAAGGGCCTGGAGCGCCTGCGTCGCCTGCGCGAGCGCAGCCCGTCGCTGCCGCGCATCGAACTGCTGATCGAACGCTACTGGCCGTCGGTTCCACCGGATTCCTCGGCGCTGGGCAAGATGTTCGGCCTGGAGCTGTTCGGCGTTCTCCCAGCCTCGCCCGAGGCGCGGCTGCGGGCCAAGAACATCGGTCAGAGCCTGTTCGAGCTGGCGCCGCGCGACCCGCTCACGGTCAAGCTGCGCGACCTGGCGGACAACCTCGGCGCCAACGTCGGCGAGCGGCCGAGGCGTTTCGCCTGGCTCGGCTGGCCGAAGGCGGCGCGCACATGA
- the tadA gene encoding type 4b pilus Flp biogenesis ATPase TadA codes for MNYGGGSLSGRHEQDLQALKMRLHRYIIDEIDEDGMNLLEGARPAVAQYVSEKVCEYAARRQLAISRYELDRLAEEVVDELTGFGPLEILLRDPGISEILVNGPDRVFIEHEGRLYQSDLRFIDDHHVQRVIQRILAPLGRRLDESSPMVDARLPDGSRVNAIIPPVALDGPCLSIRKFSKELLKSADLLAYQSVDEAMLTFLSQAVANRCNILISGGTGTGKTTLLNVMSSFIDERERIVTIEDTAELQLGHDHVVRLETRPPNAEGFGEVTARDLIRNALRMRPDRIILGEIRGVEVLDVLQAMNTGHDGSMSTVHANSAMDSLLRLEMLVGLTGQRVPEQTLRQMLCSALDIIVQITRLANGRRCISEILEVLEVRDGVYVTNSLFSLDRRGTGQFVRTAQPSGLKFRQVVL; via the coding sequence ATGAACTACGGCGGCGGTAGCCTTTCGGGGCGGCATGAGCAGGACCTGCAAGCGCTGAAGATGCGCCTGCACCGCTACATCATCGACGAGATCGACGAAGACGGCATGAACCTGCTGGAGGGCGCGCGCCCGGCGGTGGCCCAGTACGTCTCGGAGAAGGTCTGCGAATACGCCGCACGCCGCCAACTGGCGATCTCCCGCTACGAACTCGACCGCCTCGCCGAAGAGGTGGTGGACGAACTGACCGGCTTCGGCCCGCTGGAAATCCTCCTGCGCGACCCGGGCATCTCGGAAATCCTGGTCAACGGTCCCGACCGAGTGTTCATCGAGCACGAAGGCCGGCTGTACCAGAGCGACCTGCGCTTCATCGACGATCACCACGTGCAGCGGGTGATCCAGCGCATCCTCGCGCCGCTGGGGCGGCGCCTGGATGAGTCCAGCCCGATGGTCGATGCGCGCCTGCCCGACGGCAGCCGGGTCAACGCGATCATTCCTCCGGTGGCGCTGGACGGCCCCTGCCTGTCGATCCGCAAGTTCAGCAAGGAGCTGCTCAAGAGCGCCGACCTGCTGGCCTACCAGAGCGTCGACGAAGCGATGCTGACGTTCCTCAGCCAGGCCGTGGCGAACCGCTGCAACATCCTCATCAGCGGCGGCACCGGCACCGGCAAGACGACCCTGCTCAATGTGATGAGCAGCTTCATCGACGAGCGCGAACGTATCGTTACTATCGAGGACACCGCCGAGTTGCAGCTCGGCCACGACCATGTGGTACGTCTGGAAACCCGGCCACCGAACGCCGAAGGGTTCGGTGAAGTCACCGCCCGCGACCTCATCCGCAACGCCCTGCGGATGCGCCCGGACCGCATCATCCTCGGTGAGATCCGCGGGGTGGAGGTGCTCGACGTATTGCAGGCGATGAACACCGGTCACGACGGCTCGATGAGCACCGTGCACGCCAACTCCGCGATGGACTCCCTGCTGCGCCTGGAAATGCTGGTGGGCCTGACCGGGCAGCGGGTGCCGGAGCAGACCTTGCGGCAGATGCTCTGCTCAGCGCTGGACATCATTGTGCAGATCACCCGCCTGGCCAACGGCCGGCGCTGCATCAGCGAGATTCTCGAAGTGCTGGAGGTGCGCGACGGGGTCTACGTCACCAACTCGCTGTTCAGCCTCGACCGGCGCGGCACCGGGCAGTTCGTCCGCACGGCGCAGCCCAGTGGTCTGAAATTCCGCCAGGTAGTGCTATGA
- a CDS encoding type II secretion system F family protein, which yields MNGALVLTVCSLLLGAFGVLLGGLGWRTRHNEQVLRRLSGGNSALAETTRARSSHWLARRMRRAGISDMRRWGMGALLAGLCCALFGQRLGGPFGALCGVALALLGFHILLNVLYRRRLQRMIRQMPNFLDQVVRSLHSGRTLGDAITQSVSAAEDPLREIFSLVNNHVQLGISLPEALQEVAELYDVEELHVFSLGVAVNHRYGGNTTDLLENIIKVIHEREKLSRQLRAMTGETRLSALVLAVLPISLGGYILFTNPGYLMNMWLDSGGRWLLLTSLGLQVLGCYTLWRMLKSV from the coding sequence ATGAACGGTGCCCTCGTACTGACCGTCTGCAGCCTGTTGCTGGGCGCCTTCGGCGTGCTGCTGGGCGGCCTTGGCTGGCGCACCCGGCACAATGAGCAGGTGCTGCGGCGGTTGAGCGGCGGCAACAGTGCGCTGGCGGAAACCACGCGTGCCCGCAGCAGCCACTGGCTGGCGCGCCGCATGCGCCGCGCCGGTATCTCCGACATGCGGCGCTGGGGCATGGGCGCGCTGCTCGCGGGATTGTGCTGCGCACTGTTCGGGCAGCGCCTGGGCGGCCCGTTCGGCGCGTTGTGCGGCGTTGCGCTGGCGCTGCTGGGGTTCCATATCCTGCTCAATGTGCTGTATCGCCGCCGTCTGCAACGGATGATCCGGCAGATGCCGAACTTCCTCGACCAGGTGGTGCGCAGCCTGCATTCCGGGCGCACGCTGGGCGATGCGATCACCCAGTCGGTCAGCGCTGCCGAAGACCCGCTGCGGGAAATCTTCTCGCTGGTGAACAACCATGTGCAGTTGGGCATCAGCCTGCCGGAAGCGTTGCAGGAGGTGGCGGAACTCTACGACGTGGAGGAGCTGCACGTGTTCTCCCTTGGCGTTGCGGTGAACCACCGGTATGGCGGCAACACCACCGATCTTCTGGAAAACATCATCAAGGTCATCCACGAGCGGGAAAAACTCAGCCGCCAGTTGCGCGCGATGACCGGCGAGACGCGCCTGAGCGCCCTGGTCCTGGCGGTCCTGCCGATCAGCCTGGGCGGCTACATCCTGTTCACCAATCCGGGCTACCTGATGAATATGTGGCTCGACAGCGGCGGCCGCTGGTTGCTGCTGACCTCCCTCGGCTTGCAGGTGCTGGGCTGCTACACGCTCTGGCGCATGCTCAAGAGCGTGTAG
- a CDS encoding type II secretion system F family protein, translating to MPMSYGLVALILVLAAVLLGLSQSRAAGREQRLIEQRLGGGPLPRSGSRRVAALLERLRATSIGRRLQLRDDEVRLLLNQAGWSGSTPRSLYLMALLLCPALLVGIVLAISLVHAIDSPSLPLLFAAGIGFLLPKRVLAYFAEKRRQRLSGEVIVFIQLIRILFDSGLTVEQSLRVVRQEGQNIVPVLAEELEAVLAHIDSGLDLAEELDQLRKRLEVSELSDCCNVLRQMVRQGGSARSSLQTLKQLFEDRRLTALQEKVSKLSAKMSLVMMLLLFPALLIILAGPGFLAITKALGGMG from the coding sequence ATGCCGATGTCCTATGGCCTGGTTGCGCTGATCCTGGTACTGGCGGCGGTTCTTCTGGGGCTGTCGCAGAGCCGTGCCGCGGGCCGCGAGCAGCGTCTGATCGAACAGCGCCTGGGCGGCGGACCGCTGCCGCGTTCCGGCAGCCGGCGTGTGGCGGCCCTGCTCGAACGTCTGCGCGCAACGTCCATCGGTCGTCGCCTGCAACTGCGCGACGACGAAGTCCGCCTGCTGCTCAACCAGGCCGGCTGGAGCGGCAGCACGCCGCGCAGCCTGTATCTGATGGCGCTGTTGCTGTGCCCGGCGCTGCTGGTGGGCATCGTCCTGGCGATCAGCCTGGTGCACGCCATCGACTCGCCGAGCCTGCCGCTGCTGTTCGCCGCCGGCATTGGCTTCCTGCTGCCCAAGCGCGTGCTGGCGTACTTCGCCGAGAAGCGCCGGCAGCGGCTGTCCGGCGAAGTCATCGTGTTCATCCAGCTCATCCGCATCCTGTTCGACTCCGGCCTCACTGTGGAGCAGAGCCTGCGCGTGGTGCGCCAGGAAGGGCAGAACATCGTGCCGGTACTGGCCGAGGAGCTGGAGGCGGTGCTGGCGCACATCGATAGTGGCCTGGACCTGGCCGAGGAACTGGACCAGTTGCGCAAGCGCCTGGAGGTGTCGGAACTGAGCGACTGCTGCAACGTGCTGCGGCAGATGGTGCGGCAGGGCGGCAGCGCGCGCAGTTCGCTGCAGACGCTCAAGCAGTTGTTCGAAGACCGCCGGCTCACGGCCTTGCAGGAAAAGGTCAGCAAGCTGTCGGCGAAGATGAGCCTGGTGATGATGCTGCTGCTGTTCCCGGCGCTGCTGATCATCCTTGCCGGGCCGGGCTTTCTCGCGATCACCAAGGCACTGGGGGGAATGGGATGA
- a CDS encoding tetratricopeptide repeat protein → MKHGYGCALAVLSLTLGGCANLGALGGPEAGKQCNEHLSQEVELQLNLAREMLNNGRAHAALANLEVLPQQSLEVRESKALALRRIGSPMAKAEYQRLLDTCKAGEAHHGLGQIALRSGNVVEAERELREAARLQPTDSAFRNDLGVVLLQRGDHEGARFEFLTALELSDGDKLPATNLLSLLYLEGDSGQAEGLIQRTGLSTEQIQEARERADSLRPSSRSAPAAESLSQVDLPGDEPIELIQPLTAGTMPAAARDAGLLVKAR, encoded by the coding sequence ATGAAACATGGATACGGATGTGCGCTCGCCGTGCTGAGCCTGACCCTGGGCGGCTGTGCCAACCTCGGCGCATTGGGCGGCCCGGAGGCGGGCAAGCAGTGCAATGAGCATTTGAGCCAGGAGGTCGAGCTGCAACTGAACCTCGCCCGCGAGATGCTCAACAACGGTCGCGCCCACGCCGCACTGGCCAACCTGGAGGTGCTGCCGCAGCAGTCGCTGGAGGTGCGCGAAAGCAAGGCATTGGCCCTGCGACGTATCGGCAGCCCGATGGCCAAGGCCGAGTACCAGCGCCTGCTGGATACCTGCAAGGCCGGTGAGGCGCACCACGGCCTGGGGCAGATAGCCCTGCGCTCCGGCAACGTCGTCGAGGCGGAGCGCGAGTTGCGCGAGGCGGCGCGCCTGCAGCCGACCGACAGCGCGTTCCGCAACGACCTGGGCGTGGTGTTGCTGCAGCGCGGCGATCACGAGGGCGCGCGCTTCGAGTTCCTCACTGCGCTGGAGCTGAGCGACGGCGACAAGCTGCCGGCGACCAACCTGCTCAGCCTGCTGTACCTGGAAGGCGATAGCGGCCAGGCCGAGGGGCTGATCCAGCGGACCGGCCTGTCCACCGAGCAGATCCAGGAGGCCCGCGAGCGCGCCGATTCGCTGCGGCCGTCGAGCCGCTCCGCGCCGGCGGCGGAAAGCCTGAGCCAGGTGGACCTGCCCGGGGACGAACCGATCGAGCTGATTCAACCGCTGACTGCCGGAACCATGCCCGCCGCCGCGCGGGATGCCGGGCTGCTGGTCAAGGCCCGCTGA
- a CDS encoding DUF3613 domain-containing protein, which yields MNARIVAGLLLAVPLLAQAVEATPTAAAITEPGTTERDQQEVLTWLELQASGKAASPYRQSATPAERDRAYQRYLKSYTREMPEYLLDDGDFKVGNN from the coding sequence ATGAACGCACGGATAGTGGCCGGCTTGCTGTTGGCCGTCCCGCTGCTGGCACAGGCTGTCGAGGCGACCCCCACCGCAGCGGCGATCACCGAGCCCGGCACCACGGAGCGCGACCAGCAGGAAGTGCTCACCTGGCTGGAATTGCAGGCCAGCGGCAAGGCGGCCTCGCCTTACCGCCAGAGCGCGACGCCGGCCGAGCGCGACCGCGCCTACCAGCGTTACTTGAAGAGCTACACCCGCGAGATGCCGGAGTACCTGCTGGACGACGGCGACTTCAAGGTCGGGAATAACTGA